In Lysobacter luteus, a single window of DNA contains:
- a CDS encoding RelA/SpoT family protein — translation MTPAEPACSRFDVPVADDAALPEYVRELEQAAAYLTEPQRAMLRRAWAIGAAAHAGQTRKSGEPYITHPVAVACVLAEQRLDVETLVAAILHDTIEDTPLTRDCIAAEFGDTVAELVDGVTKLDKLHFRDRQEAAAESFRKMLLAMSRDLRVILIKLADRLHNMRTLGAKNAESRARIARETLEIYAPIAQRLGMNLIKAELQDLGFRALYPWRHAVLEKRIRTQPVVRREALVQIEANLAQRLAKEKLPHRLISRVKSPWSIYTKMHAEHKSFAQVMDVFGFRVVLRSVADCYHALGVVHATYKPLDARFRDFIAIPKANGYQSLHTVLFGPYGSPVEVQLRTEEMDLIAEKGIAAHWSYKDGTEGPNSAQSRAHSWISGLVETQHAAGSSLEFLENVKVDLFPDEVYLFSPKGDIMSLPRNASALDFAYAVHTDVGNQAVAARVDGKLVPLRTRLANGQRVEIITARSSMPKPQWLEFVVSGKARTSIRQQLKHIEHEDAVQLGHRMLDRALEAQGTSLERVPAERVESYLHEHRYPRLEALLADIALGNRMPSQVAMLLAREPGTRATPERSGPVPLSKDRILITGTERGVITFANCCLPVPGDEIMGYHTAGKGLVVHRLDCPNITDYRKSPERWVAVGWDRKVSGDFSAALRIEVDNRPGALAQVAAAIAEAESNIDRVEYLERDTHIAVLRFSIEVGDRRHLANVIRRVRRLGVVMGVQRI, via the coding sequence ATGACCCCCGCCGAGCCCGCCTGTAGCCGTTTCGATGTACCGGTCGCCGACGACGCGGCCCTGCCCGAGTACGTCCGCGAGTTGGAGCAGGCCGCCGCCTATCTGACCGAGCCCCAGCGCGCGATGCTGCGCCGGGCCTGGGCGATCGGCGCCGCGGCGCATGCCGGGCAGACCCGCAAGTCCGGCGAGCCCTACATCACCCATCCGGTCGCGGTCGCCTGCGTGCTGGCCGAGCAGCGCCTGGACGTCGAGACACTGGTCGCGGCGATCCTGCACGACACGATCGAGGACACCCCGCTCACGCGCGACTGCATCGCCGCGGAGTTCGGCGACACCGTGGCCGAACTGGTCGACGGGGTCACCAAGCTCGACAAGCTCCACTTTCGCGACCGCCAGGAAGCCGCAGCCGAGAGCTTCCGCAAGATGCTGCTGGCGATGTCGCGCGACCTGCGCGTCATCCTGATCAAGCTCGCCGACCGCCTGCACAACATGCGTACGCTCGGCGCCAAGAACGCCGAGTCGCGTGCCCGCATCGCCCGCGAGACCCTGGAGATCTACGCGCCCATCGCCCAGCGCCTGGGCATGAACCTGATCAAGGCCGAGCTGCAGGACCTGGGCTTCCGCGCGCTGTATCCATGGCGCCACGCCGTACTTGAAAAACGCATCCGCACCCAGCCGGTGGTGCGCCGCGAAGCACTGGTCCAGATCGAGGCCAACCTTGCCCAGCGGCTGGCCAAGGAGAAGCTGCCGCACCGCCTGATCAGCCGGGTGAAATCGCCGTGGAGCATCTACACCAAGATGCACGCCGAGCACAAAAGCTTCGCCCAGGTGATGGACGTGTTCGGGTTCCGGGTCGTGCTGCGCAGCGTCGCCGACTGCTACCACGCGCTCGGCGTGGTGCACGCCACCTACAAGCCGCTGGACGCGCGCTTCCGCGACTTCATCGCGATCCCGAAGGCGAACGGTTACCAGTCCCTGCACACGGTGCTGTTCGGACCCTACGGCTCGCCGGTCGAGGTCCAGCTGCGCACCGAGGAGATGGACCTGATTGCCGAGAAGGGCATCGCCGCGCACTGGTCCTACAAGGACGGCACCGAAGGCCCCAACAGTGCCCAGAGCCGCGCCCACAGCTGGATCAGCGGGCTGGTGGAGACCCAGCACGCGGCGGGCTCCTCGCTGGAGTTCCTCGAGAACGTCAAGGTCGACCTGTTCCCCGACGAGGTGTACCTGTTCAGCCCGAAGGGCGACATCATGTCGCTGCCGCGCAACGCCAGCGCGCTGGACTTCGCCTACGCCGTACACACCGATGTCGGCAACCAGGCGGTTGCCGCCCGCGTGGACGGCAAGCTGGTGCCGCTGCGCACCCGGCTTGCCAACGGCCAGCGGGTCGAGATCATCACCGCGCGCTCGTCGATGCCCAAGCCGCAATGGCTCGAGTTCGTCGTTTCCGGCAAGGCCCGCACGTCGATCCGCCAGCAGCTCAAGCACATCGAGCACGAAGACGCGGTGCAGCTTGGCCATCGCATGCTCGACCGCGCGCTCGAAGCGCAGGGCACCTCGCTCGAGCGCGTGCCGGCCGAGCGGGTCGAAAGCTATCTGCACGAGCACCGGTATCCGCGGCTGGAAGCGCTGCTGGCCGACATTGCCCTGGGCAACCGCATGCCCAGCCAAGTGGCGATGCTACTTGCGCGCGAGCCCGGCACGCGTGCCACCCCGGAGCGGTCCGGACCGGTGCCGCTGAGCAAGGACCGGATCCTGATCACCGGGACCGAGCGCGGCGTGATCACGTTCGCCAACTGCTGCCTGCCGGTGCCTGGCGACGAGATCATGGGCTACCACACCGCGGGCAAGGGGTTGGTGGTGCACCGGCTGGACTGTCCCAACATCACCGACTACCGCAAGTCGCCCGAACGCTGGGTGGCGGTGGGCTGGGACCGCAAGGTCAGCGGCGACTTCAGCGCCGCCCTGCGGATCGAGGTCGACAACCGGCCAGGCGCGCTGGCCCAGGTCGCCGCCGCGATCGCCGAGGCGGAATCCAACATCGACCGGGTCGAGTACCTCGAGCGCGACACCCACATCGCGGTACTGCGCTTCTCGATCGAGGTAGGCGACCGGCGCCACCTGGCCAACGTCATCCGCCGGGTTCGCCGGCTGGGCGTGGTGATGGGCGTCCAGCGCATCTGA
- a CDS encoding RidA family protein — translation MSRTPIQTDQAPAAIGPYSQAVRMGDTVFLSGQIPLDPATGEIVGGDIEAQARRAFDNLKAVCAAAGGSLDDEVARLGLYLTDLGDFAKVNAVMAEYFDAPYPARSTIQVSALPKGAAFEVDAILVLANASTAHRAG, via the coding sequence ATGTCCCGCACCCCGATCCAGACCGACCAGGCCCCCGCGGCGATCGGCCCGTATTCCCAGGCCGTCCGGATGGGCGACACGGTATTCCTGTCGGGCCAGATCCCGCTGGACCCTGCAACCGGCGAGATCGTCGGTGGCGACATCGAGGCGCAGGCGCGCCGGGCCTTCGACAACCTCAAGGCGGTGTGCGCGGCGGCCGGTGGCTCACTCGACGACGAGGTGGCGCGGCTCGGCCTTTACCTCACCGACCTGGGGGACTTCGCCAAGGTCAATGCGGTGATGGCCGAGTATTTCGACGCCCCGTACCCGGCGCGTTCGACCATCCAGGTCTCGGCGCTTCCGAAGGGGGCGGCCTTCGAGGTCGACGCGATCCTGGTCCTCGCAAACGCGTCCACCGCACACCGGGCCGGCTAG
- the recG gene encoding ATP-dependent DNA helicase RecG, with protein MARRAARPAPALAAVGDTALTALAGCGPKVAEKLAARGLACLQDLWLQLPRQYEDRTRLTPIRALQPGVAAQVEGRVEAVERGFRYRPLLRVAVCDDSQGTLVLRFFHFRSAQVNQFQPGVRIRCYGTPRPGQNGLEIVHPSYRILDDAEGDALGDRLDPVYPAIEGIGPAALRRLIGLALDRLPEDGTLELLPPHVLASMQLPPLREALLTVHRPSRDADVAQLLEGRHPAQRRLVLEELLAHHLSLRRQRIAQQAHAAPVLHDDTLAARLRASLPFSLTGAQQRVFGEILADLAQPSPMLRLVQGDVGSGKTVVAALAAMLAVAHGRQAALMAPTELLAEQHLANLRGWLEPLGVQVAWLAGKVTGRARAKVLEAVASGQAQVVLGTHALMQEGVAFRDLALAIVDEQHRFGVHQRLALRDKGGGGEIGAGATVPHQLVMTATPIPRTLAMSAYADLDVSAIDELPPGRTPVQTVALSAERRPELVERIRAACAEGRQAYWVCTLIDDPEENDRPGATMRIEAQAAQTTFETLSAQLPGLRVGLVHGRMKAAEKQATMAAFKAGAIGLLVATTVIEVGVDVPNASLMIIENAERLGLAQLHQLRGRVGRGSAASSCVLLYRSPLSQLARQRLETMRETSDGFLIAERDLELRGPGELLGTRQTGLAGFRLADLARDADLLPQVHSIGERLLAESPTVADAIVARWVGGAVRYAGA; from the coding sequence TTGGCCAGGCGCGCCGCCCGCCCCGCACCCGCCCTGGCGGCGGTCGGCGATACCGCGCTGACCGCGCTGGCGGGCTGCGGCCCGAAGGTGGCCGAGAAGCTCGCCGCGCGCGGCCTGGCCTGCCTGCAGGACTTGTGGCTGCAGTTGCCACGGCAGTACGAAGACCGCACCCGGCTGACCCCGATCCGGGCGCTGCAGCCGGGCGTGGCCGCGCAGGTCGAAGGCAGGGTCGAAGCGGTCGAACGCGGGTTCCGTTACCGGCCGCTGCTGCGGGTGGCGGTCTGCGACGACTCGCAGGGGACGCTGGTGCTGCGCTTCTTCCATTTCCGTTCGGCGCAGGTCAACCAGTTCCAGCCGGGCGTCCGGATCCGCTGCTACGGCACGCCGCGGCCCGGCCAGAACGGGCTGGAGATCGTCCACCCCAGCTATCGCATTCTCGATGATGCCGAGGGGGACGCGCTCGGCGACCGGCTCGACCCGGTGTACCCGGCCATCGAGGGTATCGGCCCGGCTGCGCTGCGACGGCTGATCGGGCTCGCGCTCGACCGCCTTCCCGAGGACGGCACGCTGGAGCTGCTGCCGCCGCACGTGCTCGCCTCCATGCAGTTGCCGCCATTGCGCGAAGCACTGCTCACCGTGCACCGCCCGTCGCGCGATGCCGACGTCGCGCAACTGCTCGAGGGGCGCCACCCGGCGCAGCGTCGGCTGGTGCTGGAGGAGCTGCTCGCGCACCACCTGAGCCTTCGCCGCCAGCGCATCGCCCAGCAGGCGCATGCCGCGCCGGTCCTGCACGACGACACGCTGGCGGCGCGCCTGCGTGCATCGCTGCCGTTCTCACTGACCGGCGCCCAACAGCGCGTGTTCGGTGAAATCCTGGCAGACCTCGCGCAGCCGTCGCCCATGTTGCGCCTGGTGCAGGGCGACGTCGGCAGCGGCAAGACCGTGGTGGCCGCGCTGGCAGCGATGCTGGCCGTCGCCCACGGCCGACAGGCCGCGCTGATGGCACCCACCGAACTGCTGGCCGAGCAGCACCTGGCCAACCTGCGCGGCTGGCTGGAACCGCTCGGCGTGCAGGTCGCCTGGCTTGCCGGCAAGGTGACCGGACGGGCGCGCGCGAAGGTGCTCGAAGCGGTGGCAAGTGGCCAGGCCCAGGTGGTGCTTGGCACCCATGCGCTGATGCAGGAAGGCGTCGCGTTTCGCGACCTGGCCCTCGCGATCGTCGACGAGCAGCACCGCTTCGGCGTGCACCAGCGCCTGGCACTGCGCGACAAGGGGGGTGGGGGCGAGATCGGCGCGGGCGCCACCGTGCCGCACCAGCTGGTGATGACCGCGACGCCGATTCCGCGGACCTTGGCAATGTCGGCCTACGCCGACCTGGACGTGTCCGCGATCGACGAACTGCCGCCCGGCCGCACGCCGGTCCAAACGGTGGCGTTGAGCGCCGAGCGACGCCCCGAGCTGGTGGAGCGTATCCGTGCGGCGTGCGCGGAGGGCCGGCAGGCCTACTGGGTCTGCACCCTGATCGACGACCCCGAGGAGAACGACCGCCCCGGGGCGACGATGCGGATCGAGGCACAGGCCGCCCAGACCACCTTCGAGACCCTGTCGGCGCAACTGCCGGGGCTTCGGGTCGGACTGGTCCATGGCCGCATGAAGGCCGCCGAGAAACAGGCGACGATGGCCGCCTTCAAGGCCGGCGCGATCGGCTTGCTGGTCGCTACCACGGTGATCGAGGTTGGCGTGGACGTGCCCAACGCCTCGCTCATGATCATCGAGAACGCAGAGCGGCTCGGCCTGGCCCAGTTGCACCAGTTGCGCGGGCGGGTGGGGCGGGGCAGCGCGGCGTCGAGTTGCGTCCTGCTGTACCGGTCGCCGCTGTCGCAGCTGGCGCGGCAACGGCTCGAGACCATGCGCGAGACCAGCGACGGCTTCCTGATCGCCGAACGCGATCTCGAACTGCGCGGCCCGGGTGAGCTGCTGGGTACGCGGCAGACCGGCCTGGCCGGCTTCCGCCTGGCCGACCTCGCGCGCGATGCCGACCTGCTGCCCC